A part of Salvelinus alpinus chromosome 5, SLU_Salpinus.1, whole genome shotgun sequence genomic DNA contains:
- the LOC139575591 gene encoding 2-5A-dependent ribonuclease-like, producing MINEDPEKRPTVEDTLAHPYFWPEERRVEYLRKIGNEKEAENCRKADPRLHALDQCAEGRSFTNWKSKMPPELMDKLDGKKKAYPDNTLGLLRFIRNLHEHYTEDADSVDTMTMFPDLFGCVYKFAKKMEWNSRNSLKKMFHREDVR from the exons ATGATCAATGAAGACCCAGAGAAGAGACCTACAGTGGAGGACACACTGGCCCACCCATACTTCTGGCCAGAGGAGAG GAGAGTGGAGTACTTACGAAAAATTGGTAACGAGAAGGAAGCAGAGAACTGTCGCAAAGCAGACCCAAGACTTCATGCTTTGGACCAGTGTGCTGAGGGGAGGTCCTTCACAAATTGGAAGTCCAAA ATGCCGCCTGAGTTGATGGACAAGTTGGATGGTAAAAAGAAGGCCTACCCAGACAACACATTGGGTTTGTTGCGCTTCATACGCAACCTTCATGAGCACTA cacTGAGGACGCGGATTCTGTTGACACGATGACAATGTTCCCTGATCTCTTTGGATGCGTCTACAAGTTTGCGAAGAAAATGGAGTGGAATTCAAGGAATAGTCTGAAGAAAATGTTTCACAGAGAAGATGTAAGATAA